From one Plasmodium malariae genome assembly, chromosome: 12 genomic stretch:
- the PmUG01_12042500 gene encoding conserved Plasmodium protein, unknown function, which produces MEQRKFLRIGKSVVHGRTGPLRGDAGNGEEEEGKKKKKKDELNYNEGVNYNHNSGANNNGSNNSRHIREDRKRDSVKMNENKEPDKDSGEENALNSHFNKDDNEHNSSDIFEQLLQRELAKGSLGGGVVEKNVTKMKENALKGDHSNKNDSVSNSGNNRGNNNGNNRGNNNGNNRGNNNGNCGENDKGDGGNAEDDPESLSKIDLVDRINNTQVKCRMHGYNEVLKCFSTNDDINRKMEIVNTIFKDEDCVLKYLSDNNLICQIKAAEMTEGYLNVIKEIYFYKYNDEYESEEVLINSFVNEYKNKLFCTFTKIVNVLCEKILTNNKSFENGYNIICKIIEYCSNDKTTANILTLLCEHLNGIYLKANKSVTNIKGVKIKVISSILLLLYKLLSSFRANIICVKTINKYCFKFNEMLDKTVKTNFYLLYIEMLSQIKNVEFQNSILNDLNSQQKNYITKELQKEENIEVRQTTAVYNYLINQRSNGDHMDDYSNNTFDMNTNNLIDETDVFKEICTKQWERRVLEGCIDKSASGNSNSTNNNSSLSNENLLPWKIKVEAINLLYDKIKSKYAIKKTAYISTILNIISKLLKNESALPVVVSSLKLLHILIEKFEKDIYTTVKNFSFILCSKLKDSNKQVSSACMECLTKAIAIYNIDIFIDDMSKNLKDKNNNTRMVTLDFLIKVFDYIEKKNILSIIEISKHLLNDTVANIRNAAFKMYALIIANYGETVHPSFFASVPSNKKKSIFALCASSSKKNNVSANVGNTSGNVSDNVSCNVSGNVSGNVSGNVSGNVSGNVSGNVSGNVSGNVSGNMIDNSNHRSGNNNNGEGNVPLNAHKKEQQWGDKAPHKEGNNTRADTNNSMMVSTMRDSVEACLPENITKLLISNSYSSKIEALHLLSEWAKEEANFMSINLENLVLLIKKNCYDFKGKYNQLNSVLYDFFNDFIDLCDHFNIVHLNNNTQFTKILTILICLYLDKATDKKDGTICFNFLYKCFQYFDNNMVIDLLIKNSDTKNAKKCEECIKILQKVFLTKNTNSNVNIKNLIYFLKKFVDSKNTNLKNASILMLQILSKNFGDKYVLSYLEGIAENVRQVVKLKEDVDKFVQKQGIIANSLGSFVRNVDNKYSSSVSNNVNMRAVEKVKKEEVQLGNIHSNLPEVDAHLNTQVNAKTNIHSNYQTNHYEVEEKNAYLSYSGDNLSPFHGTNPNDQKRVHEDLTKINLKLSDPLVKVQNNTLIEGDCSVNTFSIYNNTRGDTYQEKLTRLVMKEEEQEDNVKHFTNRDQSTVESRTKLLRTKKEQTQSEYKRDEEEEDEKMINISDIIKQYVIHIMDENGATSDTTAACISLNSQNNGMGSAPNNVANNTSNNTSKIISTIEKIGKYYINPDRLDILINHNMLHKIYSSNKSKCMQLLYVLLFSLRENTDIYADILFEFVVKIIDDADITVEQIDKLLTCMCKNLGISKFISQINSYMLSEKLRNMKKEGGSNSHNNGSRSDLVGGNSHLISGINKRPSKRNKMLIVMNNINTNHILLLNENVIRKKVLKFYLDLFMDDNEQVREKSSIVLDHIYSKYGGNIFFNIYEKLSVHKKECLHDILNQMKSNKEEFSFYKIIVSNNTQIKRLSNNESNLSSTTPTMSRSRSIKRLSSFSNKNKMLKIEFPSNYKIKPDKLKWEKNLDHTHSNYLMKEFKSFSSQELTTLMFSENVNMINRSILFFKDYLSNSSNQTILFSKSGFMDLLLKWAFFILNGNQNNNELLCASINLIRIILKTIEDNYSVLNEQTLIILVNFTFDKINSTATSSEIRKKLREILICLCYISDHKVYFALLLKNLSSCSQKRICSSLDIILKLIILYKEKCLNIEKDIMKILQVFTVHSKNKNVTVYCLKIFANIQYFCPNFYKCIDNDDISYYLKSKVDEFIEKCPDTKITFKDGEDDENNSSYQSENSEGNSKNDGNSELLNYMKNNASQRNAIKKEVEGHVSEFHKNVEEIMEIKKNIEEIEIHKINEDYINNQISYTSISNNLNFTIEGNNYSKTKELFHIIESKNNEKVEGTNAYDNSIIYFRFIYFASFLYSNDVETISKVCKLIVDNIVQIGKRSKNGNFILRDSGNYIFRNFNLFIILMKGANYALRFLFQKSFGKDLHSSFIHFNAILSAVLLVDILMKKKSCIAKLSFDHFSFFFINTIVCLSIYTKVIHTNKYIYLFKNGDIARSLVTSILNNLLGREFLTSHSKLLEYVCSASFSLGFDIMKNNKILIDDISDTSEFYIYINTYIKILNKIYKKIMNKIYEENKVENNFVYRIVHILFMNLNKYDICLFKMENDKNRKRKMDVDNEEKVILRGNSGALYNKKVCKGRRSGKSNDKGSGKNDGTINEDPEEHPCDYSDCSIFDCQATYYENLGSHDGVSNNNDGGNSYRGSNKDIIKDAHSANNEGTTNDAYSTGDKGCTLNNSDSRCLGTLGKGDYEGMKRDISIRKKDIYVYSKEELEKIQNNRIDFMNKYLFFIQLIFYGIKKNNPLILLAYINHEIIDSYNNNLKYYFKKMELLLNKDLGNCVSSININNCTDIYSLDFSFEHFLNEHNHLKESKLSIFNSYKNVFSQYTNFDSEIIYNNFDLSIDDVILKKREFLESLKMININELSFDHNKYEHLKQTIIEYINELENTQVLEEIQNVDVVSDYNFLCTMYRIPKGTDKDTNQMSSNDKQENAIPNNGRSNNRPEEENNLREGAQDGQHNERNENKVEDRGGDIGRSGRRSNVGNDKGRGSHEKDDENDTTVNHLKNSKELEDTAKRFSAHILEEANIEEGNASINSSGSVTRVEVDSKEKEENKEMEEHKEGEEQKELTFISHSIYLRNETIENVDMNTLRDKYNSPNNFSSSIITEKVETKDRNRSNNKTDSSHYSTEKTLIQENNVLSRNMQSSKPRNSMYEKMDQLNIFNYNKFCKSNERESEKNGTNNQEGEIGQAGIVSQYDQLSQTDQANQAGIGSQYGQTGLSSQTGIVSECDRVSQINDQIQSRHPYDRKTKDEKEKNTSNDNFNKNKSYNHENIRNKDHSKKMKSENHIKIFEDEKNKNRNHSDGRTDYSYKEKKLQEIQQVHKMRSEYNYLTCSEIKKKTHLLNDEQKKEKNNSELICKNGESGSKSNMLSYRDETENKSIYAFRREKSNDGKFRHDHDKNRSMMKNASTSNAINSTVNNNTEPFSRSKTNVKYLINKYKNQKEPSQSFNLKTCPIFSQKKDSYSIQNMSSNNSSNNNDANKTIMHKLHNKLPFQIEKKKNYVYERSISSISSISDMKTKTDRHNLIPNSSPDHVINSSLSKRNFSNNCFHNKNDKKFFIYSTNSNSSNNVTYNSKNDAKSSTTLSSCSTKRKNQVGISIPLKKSIL; this is translated from the exons ATGGAGCAAAGAAAGTTTTTAAGAATTGGTAAAAGTGTTGTTCATGGTCGCACTGGGCCCTTACGTGGGGACGCTGGAAATGGGGAAGAAGaggaagggaaaaaaaaaaaaaaaaaagatgaattGAATTATAATGAGGGAGTCAACTACAATCACAATAGTGGCGCTAACAATAACGGCAGCAATAACAGTAGACATATTAGAGAAGATAGAAAAAGAGATTCGgtaaaaatgaatgaaaataaagagCCAGATAAGGACAGTGGTGAAGAGAATGCTTTAAATAGTCATTTTAATAAAGACGATAACGAGCATAATAGTAGTGACATATTTGAGCAGTTGCTCCAAAGGGAATTAGCGAAAGGGTCATTGGGGGGTGGTGTTGTGGAGAAAAACGTTACAAAGATGAAGGAAAATGCACTAAAGGGAGACCATTCCAACAAAAATGATAGTGTCAGTAATAGTGGCAATAATAGAGGCAATAATAATGGCAATAATAGAGGCAATAATAATGGCAATAATAGAGGCAATAATAATGGCAACTGTGGCGAAAATGATAAGGGAGATGGTGGTAACGCGGAGGATGACCCCGAAAGCCTGTCGAAGATAGACTTAGTGGATAGAATAAACAACACACAAGTAAAATGTCGTATGCATGGATACAATGAAGTGTTAAAGTGCTTTAGTACCAATGATGATATTAAcagaaaaatggaaatagtaaatacaatttttaaagatgAAGATTGTGTATTGAAATACTTATCTGACAATAACTTGATATGTCAAATAAAAGCAGCCGAAATGACAGAGGGTTATTTAAATgtgataaaagaaatatatttttacaaatataatgaCGAGTATGAAAGTGAAGAAGTgttaattaattcttttgtaaatgaatataaaaataaattattttgtacttttacaaaaatagtaaatgttttatgtgaaaaaatattaacaaataataaatcatttGAGAAtggatataatataatatgtaaaataattgagTATTGTTCCAATGATAAAACAACAGCAAATATATTAACCCTATTATGTGAACATTTAAatggtatatatttaaaagcaAATAAATCAGTAACTAATATAAAAGGGGTTAAGATAAAAGTAATTTCTTCAATTCTGTTATTATTGTACAAATTATTAAGCTCATTTAGGgcaaatattatatgtgtcaagacaataaataaatattgctttaaatttaatgaaatgcTTGACAAAACTGtgaaaacaaatttttatttactatatatagaaatgttatcacaaataaaaaatgttgaaTTTCAGAATAGTATTTTAAATGACCTGAACAGTCAGCAGAAAAATTACATTACCAAAGAATTGcaaaaagaggaaaatatAGAAGTTAGACAAACAACAGCTGTTTATAACTACTTAATAAATCAGAGAAGTAATGGAGATCATATGGACgattattcaaataatacATTTGATATGAAcacaaataatttaattgatGAAACGGAtgtttttaaagaaatatgtaCAAAGCAATGGGAAAGAAGAGTACTAGAAGGATGTATTGACAAAAGCGCTAGTGGAAATAGTAACagtacaaataataattcttctCTTAGTAATGAAAACTTACTACCatggaaaataaaagtagaagcaattaatttattgtatGATAAGATAAAATCAAAAtatgcaataaaaaaaactgcATACATTAGTACAATATTAAATATCATTTcaaaattactaaaaaacGAATCAGCTTTACCAGTTGTAGTTTCATCACTAAAATTgcttcatatattaattgaaaaatttgaaaaagatatatatacgacggttaaaaatttttcttttatcttATGTTCAAAACTAAAGGATTCAAATAAACAAGTATCCAGTGCTTGTATGGAATGTCTAACTAAAGCTATtgctatatataatatagacATATTTATTGATGATATGTCAAAAAATCTcaaggataaaaataataacacaaGGATGGTTACCCttgattttttaataaaagtatttgattatattgaaaaaaaaaatattctttccATTATTGAAATTTCGAAACATCTATTAAATGATACTGTTGCTAATATTAGAAATGCCGCCTTTAAAATGTACGCCCTTATTATAGCAAATTATGGTGAAACTGTGCATCCCTCCTTTTTCGCTTCCGTGCCTTCCAACAAGAAGAAGTCTATATTTGCCTTATGTGCCTCTTCCTCTAAAAAGAATAACGTTAGTGCCAACGTTGGCAATACTAGTGGAAATGTTAGCGACAATGTTAGCTGTAATGTTAGCGGTAATGTTAGCGGTAATGTTAGCGGTAATGTTAGCGGTAATGTTAGCGGTAATGTTAGCGGTAATGTTAGTGGTAATGTTAGCGGTAACGTTAGTGGAAACATGATCGACAACAGCAACCACCGCAGtggaaataataacaatggTGAGGGGAATGTACCACTGAATGCGCACAAAAAGGAGCAGCAATGGGGGGATAAGGCCCCCCATAAAGAGGGTAACAATACGAGAGCTGACACCAACAATAGCATGATGGTAAGCACAATGCGAGACAGTGTTGAAGCATGTTTACCcgaaaatataacaaaattgcTGATATCGAATAGCTATTCTTCCAAAATTGAAGCTTTGCATTTACTAAGTGAATGGGCAAAAGAGGAAGCAAACTTTATGAGtattaatttagaaaatttggtacttttaattaagaaaaaCTGTTATGattttaaaggaaaatataatcaATTGAATAGTGTTCTTTACGacttttttaatgattttattGATTTGTGTGACCATTTTAATATTGTCCATTTGAACAATAATACACAGTTTACgaaaattttaacaattctgatatgtttatatttggATAAAGCTACTGATAAAAAAGATGGAACTATAtgcttcaattttttatataaatgttttcaATATTTTGACAATAATATGGTTATTGATTTactcataaaaaatagtgaCACGAAAAATGCCAAGAAATGTGAAGAGtgcattaaaatattacaaaaagtGTTTCTAACTAAAAATACAAACTcgaatgtaaatataaaaaatcttatttattttttaaaaaaatttgtagattcaaaaaatacaaatttgaaaaatgcaTCTATTCTTATGCTACAAATATTGTCTAAAAATTTTGGTGATAAATATGTCCTCTCTTATTTAGAAGGTATAGCAGAAAATGTAAGGCAAGTGGTTAAATTGAAAGAGGACGTGGATAAGTTTGTGCAAAAACAAGGAATTATTGCAAATTCCCTTGGGTCGTTTGTAAGAAATGTGGACAATAAATACAGCAGCAGCGTGAGTAATAATGTCAATATGAGAGCAGtcgaaaaagtaaaaaaggaGGAAGTTCAGCTGGGCAACATACACTCGAATTTGCCCGAGGTAGATGCTCATTTGAATACTCAGGTGAATGCTAAAACGAATATTCATTCGAATTATCAGACGAATCATTACGAGGTAGAGGAAAAAAATGCCTACTTAAGTTACAGTGGAGATAATTTGTCTCCCTTTCATGGAACCAACCCCAATGATCAAAAGAGAGTTCATGAAGATCTGACAAAAATTAACTTGAAATTAAGCGATCCACTGGTGAAGGTACAGAATAATACCTTAATAGAGGGTGATTGTAGTGTTAACACCTTTTCGATTTATAATAACACTAGAGGGGATACATATCAAGAAAAGTTGACAAGGTTAGTAATGAAAGAGGAGGAGCAGGAGGACAATGTTAAACACTTTACGAATAGAGATCAAAGTACAGTTGAAAGTAGAACGAAATTATTAAGGACTAAGAAAGAACAGACCCAGAGTGAATACAAAAGAGATGAGGAGGAAGAGGATGAGAAGATGATAAACATAAGTGATATCATTAAACAGTACGTCATCCATATTATGGATGAAAATGGAGCCACGTCAGACACCACAGCGGCATGCATATCACTCAATTCACAGAACAATGGGATGGGAAGTGCTCCGAACAATGTCGCAAATAACACATCTAATAATACCTCGAAAATTATAAGCACGATTGAAAAGATAgggaaatattatataaacccCGATAGACTGGACATACTAATTAATCACAACATGttgcataaaatatatagcaGTAATAAAAGTAAGTGCATGCAATTATTGTACGtccttttattttccttaagGGAAAACACAGATATATATGCCGACATTTTGTTCGAATTTGTAGTTAAAATAATTGACGATGCAGATATAACCGTTGAGCAAATAGATAAGCTTCTGACTTGCATGTGTAAGAACTTAGGAATCTCAAAATTTATTAGTCAAATAAACAGTTATATGTTAAGCGAAAAATtgagaaatatgaaaaaggaGGGCGGAAGTAACAGTCATAACAATGGTAGCAGGAGTGACCTGGTTGGAGGTAATAGCCATCTCATTAGCGGCATTAACAAGCGGCCTTCTAAACGAAACAAGATGCTAATCGTTATGAACAACATCAACACAAATCATATACTCCTATTGAACGAAAAtgttataagaaaaaaggtGCTAAAATTTTACTTAGATCTTTTTATGGATGATAATGAACAAGTCAGGGAAAAATCAAGTATTGTATTAGATCACATTTACTCCAAATATGgaggaaatattttttttaatatatatgaaaaactATCAGTTCATAAGAAAGAATGTTTACATGATATATTAAACCAAATGAAATCAAACAAGGAAGAattctctttttataaaataatagtatcAAATAATACACAGATTAAAAGGCTTTCAAATAATGAGAGTAATCTTAGTAGTACAACACCAACAATGTCAAGGTCACGAAGTATAAAAAGATTAAGTTCttttagtaataaaaataaaatgctcAAAATTGAATTTCCTtcgaattataaaataaaacccGATAAACTGAAATGGGAAAAGAATCTGGACCACACTCATTcgaattatttaatgaaggAGTTTAAGTCCTTTAGTAGCCAGGAGTTGACAACCCTTATGTTCAGTGAAAATGTGAATATGATTAACAG GagcatattatttttcaaggATTATCTAAGCAACAGCTCAAATCAGACAATCTTATTTTCGAAATCTGGCTTTATGGATTTGCTGCTGAAATGggcatttttcattttgaatgGAAATCAAAACAACAATGAGCTTTTATGTGCCTCCATAAATCTTATTAGAATTATCTTAAAAACAATTGAAGACAATTATTCTGTCTTAAATGAGCAAACCTTAATCATTTTGGTAAATTTTACGTTTGATAAAATTAACAGCACTGCCACTTCCTCGGAGATAagaa AGAAACTGAGAGAGATACTTATTTGCTTGTGTTATATTTCTGACCATAAGGTGTATTTTGCACTTCTCTTAAAAAACCTATCCTCGTGTAGTCAAAA GAGGATATGCAGTTCGTTGGACATCATATTGAAACTCATAATATTGTACAAGGAAAAATGTCTGAACATTGAAAAGGACATAATGAAGATTCTGCAAGTGTTTACAGTGCATAGCAAAAACAAGAATGTAACGGTTTACTGTTTGAAAATTTTTGCCAACATTCAGTATTTTTGCCCCAACTTTTATAA GTGCATAGACAATGATGATATTTCGTATTATCTTAAAAGTAAGGTAGACGAATTTATCGAAAAATGTCCTGACACTAAAATTACTTTTAAGGATGGTGaag ATGATGAAAACAATAGCTCCTACCAAAGCGAGAATTCCGAAg ggAATTCAAAAAATGATGGGAACAGCGAGCTACtgaattatatgaaaaacaaCGCGAGCCAGAGGAATGCCATAAAAAAGGAGGTGGAGG GACATGTGAGcgaatttcataaaaatgtggaagaaataatggaaataaaaaagaatatagaaGAAATTGAAATTCATAAGATAAATGaagattatataaataatcaaaTATCATACACGAGcatttcaaataatttaaattttaccaTTGAAGGTAATAATTATTCGAAAACTAAGGAACTCTTTCATATAATAGagtcaaaaaataatgaaaaagtgGAAGGGACTAATGCTTACGACAActcaattatatattttcgttttatatattttgcgtcctttttatattccaACGATGTGGAAACTATTTCGAAG gtgTGCAAATTAATCGTGGACAACATAGTCCAGATAGGTAAGAGGAGTAAAAATGGGAATTTTATACTAAGGGATAGCggaaattacatttttagaaattttaacttgtttattattcttatgaAAGGAGCAAATTATGCATTAAggtttttatttcaaaaaagtTTTGGAAAAGATTTACattcttcatttattcattttaatgcAATTTTAAGTGCAGTACTATTGGttgatatattaatgaaaaagaagagtTGCATTGCAAAACTGTCCTTTGATcatttctcatttttctttattaatactattgTTTGTTtgagtatatatacaaaagttattcatacaaataaatatatttatctttttaagaATGGTGATATTGCTAGAAGCTTAGTTACaagtatattaaataatttgttaGGTCGCGAATTCTTAACTAGCCATTCAAAACTTTTAGAATATGTTTGTAGTGCATCCTTTAGCTTAGGTTTtgatataatgaaaaataacaaaattttaatagaTGATATAAGTGATACGAgtgaattttatatttatataaacacttacataaaaattttaaataaaatatacaaaaaaattatgaacaaaatatatgaagaaaataaggtagaaaataattttgtctATAGAATTGTGCACATACTTTTTATGAATCTCAACAAGTATGACATTTGCCTTTTTAAGATGGAAAATGATAAGAACAGGAAGAGGAAAATGGATGTTGACAATGAGGAAAAGGTTATCCTCAGAGGAAACAGCGGTGCTCTATACAACAAGAAGGTGTGCAAAGGGAGGAGAAGCGGAAAAAGTAACGATAAAGGCAGCGGAAAGAACGATGGAACTATAAATGAGGACCCTGAGGAGCATCCGTGTGACTATTCAGACTGCTCTATTTTTGACTGCCAAGCGACTTACTACGAAAATTTAGGATCACATGATGGTGTTAGCAACAACAACGATGGTGGAAATAGTTATAGAGGTAGTAACaaagatattataaaagatGCGCATAGTGCAAATAACGAAGGTACCACAAATGATGCATATAGTACAGGTGATAAAGGGTGTACCCTTAACAACAGTGACAGCCGGTGCTTGGGTACGTTAGGAAAGGGGGATTACGAAGGAATGAAGAGAGATATTTCTATCAGAAAAAAagacatatatgtatattcaaaGGAAGAATTAGAAAAGATTCAAAACAACCGAATAGATTTTATGAacaagtatttatttttcattcagCTGATATTTTAtggtattaaaaaaaataatcccttaattttattagcTTATATAAATCATGAAATTATAgatagttataataataacttgaaatattattttaagaaaatggAGTTGTTATTAAACAAGGATTTAGGAAATTGTGTTTCatctattaatataaataattgtacagacatttattctttagatttttcttttgaacattttttaaatgagcATAATCATCTTAAGGAATCCAAATTATCTATTTTCAATTCGTATAAAAATGTGTTTAGTCAATATACAAATTTTGACTCAGAAATTATATACAACAATTTCGATCTATCCATAGATGAtgtcatattaaaaaaaagagaattttTAGAATCCTTGAAAATGATAAACATAAATGAATTGTCATTTGATCACAACAAATATGAACATCTTAAACAAACCattatagaatatattaacGAACTAGAAAATACACAAGTGTTAGAAGAGATTCAGAATGTTGACGTAGTATCtgattataattttctgtGTACTATGTATAGAATTCCTAAAGGTACTGATAAGGACACGAACCAGATGAGTAGTAATGATAAACAGGAAAATGCTATTCCGAATAACGGTCGGAGTAATAATCGCCCAGAAGAGGAAAATAACTTGAGGGAAGGTGCACAAGATGGTCAACATAACGAACGGAACGAGAACAAAGTGGAGGACAGAGGAGGTGATATTGGTAGAAGTGGTAGGCGGAGTAACGTGGGAAATGACAAAGGCAGAGGTAGCCATGAAAAGGACGATGAAAATGATACTACAGTTAATCATTTGAAAAATTCAAAAGAATTGGAGGACACAGCGAAAAGGTTTAGTGCACACATACTGGAAGAGGCAAACATTGAAGAGGGAAATGCATCCATCAACTCAAGTGGAAGTGTAACCAGAGTGGAAGTAGACAGTAAagagaaagaagaaaacaaaGAAATGGAGGAACACAAAGAAGGGGAGGAACAAAAAGAGCTCACATTCATTAGCCATAGCATATATCTAAGAAATGAGACCATCGAAAATGTAGACATGAATACACTACGCGATAAGTACAACTCGCCGAATAATTTCTCGTCCTCTATTATAACGGAAAAGGTGGAAACAAAGGACAGGAATAGGAGCAATAACAAAACAGACAGCAGTCATTATAGTACTGAGAAAACTCTAATTCAAGAAAATAATGTTCTCTCTCGAAATATGCAATCAAGTAAGCCACGTAACTCCATGTATGAAAAAATGGACCAGttgaacatttttaattataacaaattttGTAAGAGTAATGAGAGGGAAAGTGAGAAAAATGGGACAAATAACCAAGAGGGAGAAATTGGTCAAGCTGGTATAGTAAGCCAGTATGATCAGCTTAGTCAGACGGATCAGGCTAATCAAGCTGGTATAGGAAGTCAGTATGGTCAGACTGGTCTGAGTAGTCAAACTGGTATAGTGAGCGAATGTGATCGAGTTAGCCAAATTAACGATCAAATCCAAAGCAGGCACCCCTATGACAGGAAAACGAAGgacgaaaaagaaaaaaatacaagcAACGacaattttaacaaaaacaaaagttACAACCATGAAAATATTCGTAATAAGGatcattcaaaaaaaatgaaatcagaaaatcatattaaaatttttgaagacgagaaaaataaaaatagaaatcaCTCTGACGGAAGAACAGATTACAgttataaggaaaaaaaattacaagaaATACAACAAGTGCATAAAATGCGAAGTGAATATAATTACCTGACCTGttcagaaataaaaaaaaaaacacatttACTGAATgatgaacaaaaaaaggaaaaaaataattcagaattaatatgtaaaaatgggGAAAGTGGTTCAAAAAGCAATATGCTATCATATAGAGATGAGACGGAAAATAAATCCATTTATGCGTTTAGGCGAGAAAAATCGAATGATGGGAAATTCAGACATGATCATGACAAGAACAGAAGTATGATGAAAAATGCTTCCACGAGTAACGCTATTAACAGCACTGTTAATAACAATACTGAACCTTTCTCGAGAAGCAAAACGAATGTGAAATActtgataaataaatataaaaatcaaAAAGAACCATCTCAGTCGTTCAACTTAAAAACTTGTCCAATTTTCTCGCAGAAGAAGGATTCATATAGTATACAAAATATGAGCAGTAACAAcagcagtaataataatgacgCAAACAAAACTATTATGCATAAATTACATAACAAATTGCCTTttcaaatagaaaaaaaaaaaaattatgtatacgAAAGAAGTATCAGTTCAATCAGTTCAATTTCTGACATGAAGACAAAAACAGATAGGCACAATTTAATTCCTAATTCTTCTCCTGACCATGTAATAAATAGTTCTTTATCCAAAagaaatttttcaaataactGTTTTCACAACAAAAATgataagaaattttttatttatagcaCTAATAGTAATAGCTCAAACAACGTTACTTATAACAGTAAAAATGATGCAAAAAGTAGTACAACATTGTCCAGCTGTTCTACGAAACGAAAAAATCAAGTTGGTATTTCAAttccattaaaaaaaagtatattataa